Proteins from a genomic interval of Sporolactobacillus sp. Y61:
- a CDS encoding transposase, which translates to MVLKGLKLRIYPDKEQKLKIKLNFGYNRFVWNQMLNMMIERYHNNPDSSFLSAFALNNMLKALKIEYPWLKDAESTSLQCTNHDLVEAYKKFFKEHTGFPKFKSKKYPKQRYQSKCVGKNIKQVNKHHVKLPKLGIMRFKAGIKIPEKIKSVTVRLSPTGKYYAVLLVEYENQTFNKTGRQLGIDLGVADLVIGSDGIKLSTIRFDKILARKKHYWEKRLARRRLQAQKEIAWDKHIRYLIPDASMTLKIIKKPN; encoded by the coding sequence ATGGTATTAAAAGGTTTAAAGTTAAGAATATATCCTGACAAAGAACAAAAACTTAAAATTAAATTAAACTTTGGCTATAACCGTTTTGTGTGGAATCAGATGTTAAACATGATGATTGAACGATACCACAACAATCCCGACTCTTCTTTTCTTAGCGCTTTTGCATTGAATAACATGCTTAAAGCCTTGAAGATTGAGTATCCATGGTTAAAAGATGCTGAGAGTACCAGTTTACAATGTACGAATCATGATCTGGTGGAAGCATATAAAAAGTTTTTCAAAGAACATACCGGTTTTCCAAAGTTTAAATCAAAGAAATATCCGAAACAAAGGTATCAATCAAAATGTGTAGGTAAAAACATTAAACAAGTTAATAAACATCATGTTAAATTACCGAAATTAGGAATTATGAGATTCAAAGCAGGAATTAAAATCCCTGAAAAAATTAAATCAGTAACTGTTCGTCTATCACCAACAGGAAAATATTATGCTGTGCTGCTTGTTGAATATGAAAACCAAACATTCAACAAAACAGGAAGGCAATTAGGTATTGACTTGGGTGTTGCCGATTTAGTCATTGGATCGGATGGTATTAAGTTATCTACCATTCGTTTTGACAAAATCTTAGCCAGGAAGAAACATTACTGGGAGAAACGGTTAGCTAGGCGTAGATTGCAAGCTCAGAAAGAAATCGCATGGGATAAGCATATAAGGTACTTAATCCCAGATGCCTCGATGACTTTAAAAATTATAAAAAAGCCAAATTAA
- a CDS encoding IS200/IS605 family accessory protein TnpB-related protein has translation MVAEYNEKIINQRNDYLHKITVQLVKDNDVIVMEDLKAKNLLRNHKLSRAIVNQSWREMRRMLEYKCAWCGKTIVIVNPYKMTVATSSAPFCQKIGHLMPRISPPSAII, from the coding sequence ATGGTTGCTGAATACAATGAGAAAATTATTAATCAACGCAATGACTATCTCCATAAAATTACAGTGCAATTAGTTAAAGATAATGATGTCATTGTCATGGAAGATTTGAAAGCAAAAAATCTTCTACGCAATCACAAATTATCCAGAGCAATTGTTAATCAATCCTGGCGGGAAATGAGACGGATGCTTGAATACAAATGTGCATGGTGCGGTAAAACAATAGTCATTGTCAATCCCTATAAGATGACGGTGGCCACGTCATCGGCCCCCTTTTGCCAAAAAATAGGCCACCTAATGCCAAGAATTAGTCCACCTTCTGCCATAATTTGA
- a CDS encoding FtsW/RodA/SpoVE family cell cycle protein: protein MLKKLFHHYDYSMIIVMLLLISFGLIMVFSAGSIWAVSVLDKTSPGYFFIRQLIWFLVAVPIGLIGLIMPYQAYRALVKPMLLVTLVLLVLLIFLGNNVNNATSWFRIGFFNIQPAEIVKITLILYLASTFSNKQKSIDHFSTAVLPPLSVVMLFFMLVWMQPDLGTAMILIAISAVMIVCSGLKMSHLLSLVGGAAAGVAIFFMVFLSDNQTGRFTAAYDPFSVADTTGRQLINSYIAIASGGLTGKGLGKSIEKTGFLPEPQTDFIISIIGEELGLLGILFVILCIAYLVFRGFVTAIRCKDVFGSLIAIGISSMMAIQTFVNLGAATGLIPVTGVTLPFVSYGGSSLIIMVFSICVLTNISAFVNMRRSGNRHEGERENVKAFY from the coding sequence ATGTTAAAAAAACTGTTTCATCATTACGATTATTCCATGATTATTGTGATGCTGCTCTTAATCAGCTTTGGTCTGATTATGGTTTTCAGTGCAGGATCCATTTGGGCAGTATCCGTTCTGGATAAGACTTCACCAGGTTACTTCTTTATTAGACAGCTGATCTGGTTTTTAGTAGCTGTACCGATTGGACTGATCGGGCTGATTATGCCTTATCAGGCTTATCGCGCGCTGGTGAAACCTATGTTGCTTGTCACACTGGTTTTGCTGGTTCTGCTCATTTTTCTGGGGAATAATGTGAACAATGCCACATCATGGTTCCGTATCGGTTTTTTTAACATACAACCTGCTGAAATTGTGAAAATCACATTAATTCTCTATCTTGCGTCAACCTTCTCAAATAAGCAGAAATCGATTGATCATTTCAGTACAGCTGTTTTACCCCCGCTCAGTGTTGTCATGTTATTCTTTATGCTGGTCTGGATGCAGCCGGACCTCGGGACGGCCATGATCTTAATTGCCATTTCTGCCGTGATGATTGTCTGCTCAGGTCTGAAAATGAGCCATTTACTGTCCCTTGTCGGAGGGGCTGCAGCCGGTGTGGCGATATTCTTTATGGTTTTCCTGTCCGATAACCAGACGGGAAGATTTACAGCAGCGTATGATCCCTTTTCTGTAGCCGATACAACCGGGCGGCAACTGATTAATTCTTATATTGCCATTGCCTCCGGAGGGCTGACAGGAAAGGGGCTTGGGAAAAGTATAGAAAAGACAGGCTTTTTACCGGAACCTCAAACCGACTTTATTATTTCAATCATTGGTGAGGAACTGGGTCTGCTTGGCATTTTATTTGTTATATTATGTATCGCCTATCTTGTGTTCCGCGGCTTTGTTACTGCCATACGCTGCAAAGATGTATTTGGAAGCCTTATTGCGATTGGGATCTCAAGCATGATGGCCATTCAGACGTTTGTCAATCTTGGCGCAGCGACCGGCCTGATACCCGTAACAGGAGTGACATTGCCATTTGTCAGTTATGGGGGCTCTTCGCTGATCATCATGGTTTTTTCCATATGTGTTCTTACCAATATTTCCGCATTTGTCAACATGAGAAGATCAGGCAACAGACATGAAGGGGAGAGAGAGAATGTTAAAGCGTTCTATTAG
- a CDS encoding zinc ribbon domain-containing protein, translating into MAAFNKTSQICSECGYDDGKHTLDIRDWTCPGCGHHHDRDINAAKNILRLGTSLGKRVVTSA; encoded by the coding sequence ATGGCCGCCTTCAATAAGACATCACAAATATGCTCGGAATGTGGTTATGATGACGGAAAGCATACGTTAGACATAAGGGACTGGACATGCCCTGGCTGTGGGCATCATCACGATAGAGATATTAACGCAGCAAAGAATATTCTTCGGCTCGGGACGAGCCTTGGTAAAAGAGTTGTGACCTCTGCCTGA